The following DNA comes from Camelina sativa cultivar DH55 chromosome 14, Cs, whole genome shotgun sequence.
TGTTGAGTAGGAGGATGAACTTGGTGGGCTGCTGGACTATTTCTGATTTCTGTTTAGGCTTAGCCCACAGCACTTTTATTGCGTTCTGTTTGTTGCATACTctcacaaaagagaaaaagtttcatattattattatctcttGAATCAAAACCTACATTTTGGTTATTAAAGTGTTTACGTGgtcaatgcatttttttttgttttgtaaccttttggtttgtttagttATGTACTGTGTGGTTCACTTCACATAGAGAAGAGTAActtaaaaaaagtaaacttaTAGTTCCCACAATGTTTAGTTATCTtctatctaatatatatatatgacagctttaaaatttaaaagccTTTAGATGATCATGAAATGTCGCATAGAGTTTTAAtccaaaaacactttttttgtCATTTGCATATTGAAATCAGTCCTAAAAAAAGTATGGATGAAATTCAACACTTTTCAACATTATATAGAAATGTTATTCATAAGacataaaattataacattcaTCCAAATACATGCTTTGAATAGAAAAAGGAAGAATGATTACATGCATCTTCACTTATACTGAACATATGGGTCATAAACCGACGACATTCCGTTGATAGAAGACGAAGAACCGCCAGTACCAGAACCGGATCCATCCTGACCAGACCCATTTTGGTAGTACCGACCACCACCCATACCCATGGTTGGATCAACCATACCAAAACCGTAAGGACCCGAAGGAGGTAGGCTATGTGGTGGTCCGTGAAACCCAATACCATTTCCTCCATAGGTTTGTCTGAACGACACTGCAGGTTCACCTCTAAGGGCCGACCCACGATCGGTCTCTATCTCACGGTACCGGTTAATGTACAGAGTGAGGGGATCCACGTAGTTATCGAACCCAAGCTTGCTCATAGCCCAAAGGATATCTTCAGCAGTTATGGTCTTACGCTGCTCACGCTGGCAACGCTCGTTAGCTTCACCGGTCACAAAGCTGATGTACTCGGAGACGCATTCTTGAATCGTTTCTTTAGCGTCGTCGGAGATTTTGGCGTGCGCCGGTAAGCTTTTACGCATGATCCTTATCACGTTAGCGATTGGCATGTATTGGTCTTGCTCACGAGCCATACATGGTTGTTGCTGGACCGCTACACCCTTGTTCTTGTCACTGGTGCCACCGGCTGTGACGACTGAGCTGGTCATTGAGTTTGGGTTACTGAGCTGGTCCGAATTCAATCCTGTTCatagttaaagaaaattttatctcATTAGTAAAgtagaaatgaaaattaaatttataagaatagGATACAAGTTTGTATACTAGTAGAAAACAAGAAGTATCAAAATCAAGGGACACGTTCTTAGTTACGGACcaataagataagagataagtaTTGTGGGGTCTAATTTTGGTTGAATAGACTGTTCAGATTCTTGCCGTTACGTTTTACGAATTATACTAGAACGAAAATGTCAAAaggatctttcttcttcttgaaataCTTCAAAATAATCGCGTATTcccgaaaaaaacaaaaactcaaaatttggAGAAGAACATCAATTCATTTACAGAGAAAAAGGTATGACTCAGTTAAGTGGACATTTATTTCATGTGAAGATTCCCAATGGTAAACGTTAAAAGAATCACAAGATTAAAGTTAAGCTAATGACAACcagtaaaaataaaatccatagtaaaagaaaaaatttggaCAAAACTACTagtaatatattttgaattagaACTCTGactaatatatagtagtacatCAGACGACTACGGCATAAAGATaaatgtttgataaaaatatataaatatataaattacagtAGATGTTTTCAGAAAAACGagaattttgtttcaaaaggagaaaaactcAGCCGTTACAATGAGAAAACTaaacattaaatttgaaaacagGGGAAAATGATACTCGCAAACATTTCTAGTGCATGCTAGAGTATATTCAAT
Coding sequences within:
- the LOC104740895 gene encoding nuclear transcription factor Y subunit B-9 isoform X1, yielding MERGAPFSPYQLPRPNSGLNSDQLSNPNSMTSSVVTAGGTSDKNKGVAVQQQPCMAREQDQYMPIANVIRIMRKSLPAHAKISDDAKETIQECVSEYISFVTGEANERCQREQRKTITAEDILWAMSKLGFDNYVDPLTLYINRYREIETDRGSALRGEPAVSFRQTYGGNGIGFHGPPHSLPPSGPYGFGMVDPTMGMGGGRYYQNGSGQDGSGSGTGGSSSSINGMSSVYDPYVQYK
- the LOC104740895 gene encoding nuclear transcription factor Y subunit B-9 isoform X2, whose translation is MTSSVVTAGGTSDKNKGVAVQQQPCMAREQDQYMPIANVIRIMRKSLPAHAKISDDAKETIQECVSEYISFVTGEANERCQREQRKTITAEDILWAMSKLGFDNYVDPLTLYINRYREIETDRGSALRGEPAVSFRQTYGGNGIGFHGPPHSLPPSGPYGFGMVDPTMGMGGGRYYQNGSGQDGSGSGTGGSSSSINGMSSVYDPYVQYK